A window of Lysobacter sp. TY2-98 genomic DNA:
GCGGGCCATCGGGCGCGCACCCATCGCCGGATCGAAACCGTGCTTGGCGAGCCAGTCGCGGGCTTCGGGCGTCGCGTTGAGCGTGACGTTCTTCTCGTGCAGCTGCGCTTCCAGTTCGATAATGAACTTGTCCACCACGCGCAGGATGTGATCCATCCCCAGCGCCTGGAACTGCACGATCGCATCGAGACGGTTGCGGAACTCCGGCGAGAAGCTGCGACGGATAACTTCCATCGCGTCCGACGCATGGTCCTGCTTGGTGAAGCCGATCGAGCGACGCGACGCCTGCGAAGCACCGGCGTTCGTCGTCATCACCAGGATCACGTTGCGGAAGTTCGCCTCGCGACCGTTGGTGTCCGTCAGCATGCCGCGATCCATGACCTGCAACAGGATGTTGAAGATGTCCGGATGCGCCTTCTCGATTTCGTCGAGCAGGAGCACGCAGTGCGGCGTCTTGACGATCTTCTCCGTCAGCAGGCCGCCCTGGTCGAAGCCGACATAGCCCGGAGGTGCGCCAATGAGACGGCTCACCGAATGCGCTTCCATGTACTCCGACATGTCGAAGCGCACCAGCTCGATGCCGAGTTGCATCGCGAGCTGCTTGGTCACCTCGGTCTTTCCGACGCCGGTCGGACCTGCGAACAGGAAGTTGCCGATCGGCTTGTCCGGATTGCCGAGACCCGAACGCGCGAGCTTGATCGCGGACGTCAGCGAATCGATCGCCGGGTCCTGACCGAAGATCACCATCTTCAGGTTGCGCTCGAGATTGCGCAGCACGTCCTTGTCGGTCGCCGTCACCTGCTTGGCCGGAATGCGGGCCATCTTGGCGACGATCGTCTCGACCTCTTCGACGTCGATGACCTGCTTGCGCTGACCTTCGGGCAGCAGGCGCTGACGCGCGCCGGCTTCGTCGATGACATCGATGGCCTTGTCCGGAAGCAGACGATCGCCGATGTGCTTGACCGACAGATCGACCGCCGCCTGGATCGCGTCGTCCGCATAGCTCACGCCGTGGTGCTGCTCGTACTTCGGACGCAGGCCACGCAGGATTTCCACCGCCTCGCTCACCGTCGGCTCGACGATGTCGATCTTCTGGAAACGACGTGCGAGCGCGCGGTCCTTCTCGAAGATGCCGCGGTATTCCTGGAACGTCGTCGAACCGATGCAGCGCAGCTCACCCGACGACAGCGCCGGCTTGATGAGGTTGGACGCATCCATCGTGCCGCCCGACGCCGAACCCGCGCCGATGATGGTGTGGATCTCGTCGATGAAGAGCACCGCGCCCGGAATCTTGCGCAGCTGCTGCAGCACCGACTTCAGGCGCTTTTCGAAATCGCCGCGGTACTTGGTGCCCGCAACGAGTGCGCCGAGGTCCAGCGCATAGATGGTCGCGTCGTTCAGCACTTCCGGCACATCGCCATCGACGATGCGCTTGGCCAGGCCCTCTGCGATCGCGGTCTTGCCGACGCCCGCCTCGCCCACGTAGAGCGGATTGTTCTTGCGACGGCGGCAGAGCACCTGGATCGTGCGCTCGACTTCGTCGGCGCGGCCGACCAGCGGATCGATCTTGCCTTCGCGCGCGAGCTGGTTGAGGTTGGTCGCGAACTCGGTGAGCGCGTCGCCCTTGCCTTCGCCGTCGCCCGCGTCCTGGCCGCCCTGGCCTTCCTCGCGACCGCCCTCCTCACCGCCCTGCTTGCTGATGCCATGCGAGAGGTAGTTGACGACGTCGAGGCGCGCGATGTCCTGCTGGTTGAGGAAATAGACGGCGTGCGAATCCTTCTCGCCGAAGATGGCGACCAGGACATTTGCACCGGTCACTTCCTTCTTGCCGGACGATTGCACGTGGTAAACCGCGCGCTGCAGGACCCGCTGGAAACCCAGCGTGGGCTGCGTATCGCGATCACTGTCCTCCGGGAGCACGGCGACCGACGTGGCGACGGCCTCATCGAGCTCGCGGCGCAGGCGCGGCATGTCGGCATCGCAGGCACGCAGCACGCCCTCCGCGGAGGGATTGTCGAGCAGTGCGAGAAGCAGGTGCTCGACGGTCATAAACTCGTGTCGAGCTTCCCGGGCGCGCTTGTAGCACTGCCCAATGCTGTACTCGAGATCCTTGCTGAACATGTTTGGAGCCTCCGAAGCGTCTGCGTTACCAGATGGGGGCCGGTAGCGCGGTTTAAACCGCTTTTAGGCCTTTTCCATCGTGCACAACAAGGGATGCTGGTTGATCCTTGCGTATTCGTTCACCTGCGACACTTTCGATTCGGCAATCTCCCGCGTGAAAACCCCGCAAACGCCGCGGCCGCGGGTGTGCACGTGGAGCATCACCTGCGTCGCTTTTTCGATATTCATCGCGAAAAACCGCGACAGGACATCCACGACGAAGTCCATCGGCGTGTAGTCGTCGTTCAGCAAAAGGACCGAATACATCGGCGGTGGCGCGACTTCCGGCCGGCTGGTCTCGACCGCTAGGCCGTGCTGCCCGTGTTGATCCTGATCGTGCGAGGTGTGTTTCGGCATCGCGCCAGTATAAGTCGGGCGACATGGACGGCCGCCGCACGGCCCCTGCAAAATGCCGCTTTGGATTCATGGGAACGATCATGGCGCGCAGCTCCGACCGCAACGTTCCGATGGCGACACTGTGCATCCCGCGCGTCTCCCGCGGTGCGACGCTCGTCGCACGGAGCGTGGGCGCGTGACGGCCGATCCGCGCTTCTGGCAGCCGGACGTGACGGTCGCGACCGTCGTCGTCGACGGCGGCCGCGTGCTGGTCGTGGAGGAGCGGGTTGCCGGACGACTCGTGCTCAATCAGCCGGCGGGCCATCTGGAACCGGACGAGCCCCTCGTTGAAGCCGCGGTCCGCGAGACCCGCGAGGAAACAGGTTGGGACGTCCGCCTGACCGCGTTCGTCGGCGCCTACCAGTGGAAGGCGCCGTCGGTCAGCCTGGGCGGTGCCGAACGCACCTACATGCGCTTCGCCTTCCTCGCCGAGCCGCTGCACTTCGATCCAGCGCGCGCGCTCGACGACGGCATCGTCCGCGCGCTGTGGATGACGCCGGCCGAATTGCAGGCCGACGCCGCGCGTCATCGCAGCCCATTGGTCTGGCGCGTGGTGGCCGACGCCCTCGCCGGTCGACGTTTTCCGCTCGACCTGGTCACTGCGGTGACGTGATGACGACGGCGCGCACCATCGTCGGCATGTCGGGCGGCGTCGATTCGTCGGTCGCAGCGCTGCGCCTGCGCGATGCGGGCGAAGCGGTCGCCGGACTCTTCATGTCGAACTGGGCGGACGACGGCAGCGGCGACTGCCGCGCGGAAGACGATCGTCGCGACGCCGTCGCGGTGTGCGGCCGCCTCGGTCTGCCGATCCATTTCCGTGATTTCTCGAAGGAATACTGGGGCGGCGTGTTCGAGCATTTCGTAGCCGAATACGCTGCGGGCCGCACGCCCAATCCAGACGTGCTGTGCAATCGCGAGATCAAGTTCAAACATTTTCTCGACGCCGCACACGATCTCGGCGCGGAGCGCATCGCGACCGGCCACTACGCGCGCGTCGATCACGTCGATGGTCGCTGGCGCTTGCTGCGCGCGCTCGATCGCAGCAAGGACCAGAGCTACTTCCTGCATCAGCTCGGCCAGCCGCAGCTCGCGGCGACGCTGTTTCCGCTCGGCGAAATACCGAAGTCTGACGTGCGCCGCATCGCCGCCGATGCGGGGTTGCCGACCGCCGCGAAAAAGGATTCGACCGGCATCTGTTTCATCGGCGAACGCGACTTCCGCGAATTCCTCGGTCGGTATCTGCCGGCACGCGAAGGCGACATCCGCGCGCCCGATGGCGTGACGGTCGGTCGCCATCCCGGCGTCTTCTACTTCACACTCGGCCAGCGCGAAGGCCTGGCGATCGGCGGGGTGCGCGGGCGCGAGCCCGCGCCGTGGTACGTGGTCGGCAAGGACGTCGCGCGCAACGTGCTCTACGTCGAACAGGGCATCGACAATCCGTGGCTGATGTCGACGCGGTTGTCGACCGAGCCGGCGCACTGGATCGCCGGCGCACCACCGGCCGCCACGTTCGAATGCACCACGCAAACGCGCTACCGCCAGAATGACGAGCCGTGCCGCGTCGACGTCAGCGACGACGGCCGCCTGGACGTGGTGTTCCAGCGGCCACAGCGTGCTGTGACGCCCGGCCAGTCGCTGGTGCTGTACGCCGGCGACGAATGTCTCGGCGGCGCCGTCATCGACACGACCGACGCACCGCTCGACGCCTCCCGAAGGGCCGCCGCATGACCCGCACCACCTCGGAAATCGCCGCGTCGCTCGCATCGGTCGAACCGGTCTACGACCGCGTCGTGGCGCTCGCCGGTCTGCTGCAGGCGCTGGCGCAGGTCCGTCGCATCGCCGATACCGGCGAGGCGAACGAGGAGATCCTCGCCACCTGCATCGGCTCGCTGTTCCGGTTCGAAGCGCGCAGCACCGCCGACGTCTATGGCGGCTTGGAACACGTGCGTCCCGGCCTGCTGATCCTGCGCGATTACCTCGCGGGCACGCAGCGTGACGACGCGTTGCCGCGACTCGCCATGCCAGTGTTGCAGCTCGAGCGCCGCTTCGTGCGCGACGCCGCGATGACCGATCGTGTGCGACGCAGCCTCGAAGCGCTGGCCGGTCGTGCGGAACTGGACGGTCCGACGCATCCCGACGTGATCGGGCCGATCGGCCAGCTGTATTCGCAGACCCTCAGCACGCTCCGACCGCGTGTGCTGGTACAGGGCAATCCGCACTATCTGGGTCAGCCCCGCGTGGTGTCCGAAGTACGCGCGGTGCTGCTTGCCGCCGTGCGGTCGGCGGTGCTCTGGCGCCAGCGGGGCGGCAGCCTGTGGGATTTCGCATTCCAGCGGCGCGCGATGGCTGCGGCGATCGACGCACATCTGGGCTGATGCTGCCCGGATGACCCCGGATGCGGCATAATTAGCCGGTTTTCCCGCGTCGATTCCTTCCGGCCGGCATTCCTTGCCGCCGATGCAGACCGCCGCGTTCCCTGCCGCCTCCCCGGAGCCCTCATGGCCGACTCCTTCGCCACCCGCGCGCAGCTTGCCGTCAACGGCAAGTCCCTCACCTACTTCAGCCTGCCGACGCTGGGCCAGCGCTTCAATCTCGCGCACCTGCCTTACTCGATGAAGATCCTGCTGGAGAACCTGCTCCGGCACGAGGACGGCGTCACCGTGCTGCCCGAGCACATCGAGGCGGTGGCGACGTGGGATCCGAAGGCCGAGTCGGACACCGAAATCGCGTTCATGCCGGCGCGCGTGGTGCTGCAGGACTTCACCGGCGTGCCGTGCGTGGTCGACCTCGCTGCGATGCGCGATGCGGTGACGAAGCTCGGCGGCTCGCCCAAGCAGATCAATCCGCTCATTCCGTCGGAACTGGTCATCGACCACTCGGTGCAGGTCGACGTCTACGGCCGCCCCGACGCTGCCGACATCAACGGCAAGATCGAGTTCGAGCGCAACATGGAGCGTTACAGCTTCCTGCGCTGGGGCCAGAAGGCGTTCGACAACTTCAAGGTCGTGCCGCCTAACACCGGCATCGTCCACCAGGTGAACCTCGAGAACCTCGCCCGCGTCGTCGTGGAGCGCGAGGTCAACGGTGAGCTG
This region includes:
- the clpA gene encoding ATP-dependent Clp protease ATP-binding subunit ClpA; the encoded protein is MFSKDLEYSIGQCYKRAREARHEFMTVEHLLLALLDNPSAEGVLRACDADMPRLRRELDEAVATSVAVLPEDSDRDTQPTLGFQRVLQRAVYHVQSSGKKEVTGANVLVAIFGEKDSHAVYFLNQQDIARLDVVNYLSHGISKQGGEEGGREEGQGGQDAGDGEGKGDALTEFATNLNQLAREGKIDPLVGRADEVERTIQVLCRRRKNNPLYVGEAGVGKTAIAEGLAKRIVDGDVPEVLNDATIYALDLGALVAGTKYRGDFEKRLKSVLQQLRKIPGAVLFIDEIHTIIGAGSASGGTMDASNLIKPALSSGELRCIGSTTFQEYRGIFEKDRALARRFQKIDIVEPTVSEAVEILRGLRPKYEQHHGVSYADDAIQAAVDLSVKHIGDRLLPDKAIDVIDEAGARQRLLPEGQRKQVIDVEEVETIVAKMARIPAKQVTATDKDVLRNLERNLKMVIFGQDPAIDSLTSAIKLARSGLGNPDKPIGNFLFAGPTGVGKTEVTKQLAMQLGIELVRFDMSEYMEAHSVSRLIGAPPGYVGFDQGGLLTEKIVKTPHCVLLLDEIEKAHPDIFNILLQVMDRGMLTDTNGREANFRNVILVMTTNAGASQASRRSIGFTKQDHASDAMEVIRRSFSPEFRNRLDAIVQFQALGMDHILRVVDKFIIELEAQLHEKNVTLNATPEARDWLAKHGFDPAMGARPMARIIQENIKRPLADELLFGKLVGGGRVTVDVRDDKLVVDATAEPEKLLPATVEH
- the clpS gene encoding ATP-dependent Clp protease adapter ClpS translates to MPKHTSHDQDQHGQHGLAVETSRPEVAPPPMYSVLLLNDDYTPMDFVVDVLSRFFAMNIEKATQVMLHVHTRGRGVCGVFTREIAESKVSQVNEYARINQHPLLCTMEKA
- a CDS encoding NUDIX hydrolase, with product MTADPRFWQPDVTVATVVVDGGRVLVVEERVAGRLVLNQPAGHLEPDEPLVEAAVRETREETGWDVRLTAFVGAYQWKAPSVSLGGAERTYMRFAFLAEPLHFDPARALDDGIVRALWMTPAELQADAARHRSPLVWRVVADALAGRRFPLDLVTAVT
- the mnmA gene encoding tRNA 2-thiouridine(34) synthase MnmA, which produces MTTARTIVGMSGGVDSSVAALRLRDAGEAVAGLFMSNWADDGSGDCRAEDDRRDAVAVCGRLGLPIHFRDFSKEYWGGVFEHFVAEYAAGRTPNPDVLCNREIKFKHFLDAAHDLGAERIATGHYARVDHVDGRWRLLRALDRSKDQSYFLHQLGQPQLAATLFPLGEIPKSDVRRIAADAGLPTAAKKDSTGICFIGERDFREFLGRYLPAREGDIRAPDGVTVGRHPGVFYFTLGQREGLAIGGVRGREPAPWYVVGKDVARNVLYVEQGIDNPWLMSTRLSTEPAHWIAGAPPAATFECTTQTRYRQNDEPCRVDVSDDGRLDVVFQRPQRAVTPGQSLVLYAGDECLGGAVIDTTDAPLDASRRAAA
- a CDS encoding lysogenization regulator HflD, with the protein product MTRTTSEIAASLASVEPVYDRVVALAGLLQALAQVRRIADTGEANEEILATCIGSLFRFEARSTADVYGGLEHVRPGLLILRDYLAGTQRDDALPRLAMPVLQLERRFVRDAAMTDRVRRSLEALAGRAELDGPTHPDVIGPIGQLYSQTLSTLRPRVLVQGNPHYLGQPRVVSEVRAVLLAAVRSAVLWRQRGGSLWDFAFQRRAMAAAIDAHLG